A single genomic interval of Candidatus Thermoplasmatota archaeon harbors:
- a CDS encoding TrpB-like pyridoxal phosphate-dependent enzyme, translated as MAEIVNLTSEELPKSWYNILPDLPDKLPKPKNPPHKNSIELLPKMMIKECLRQEHSETKFIKIPDEVLELYEQAGRPRPLIRAIRLEQKLRTKCKLYYKAEFYSPTGSHKVNTALAQAYYARKEGYERLTTETGAGQWGTALAYAASLAGLKCTVYWVRAVYNWKKERRSFMQLYGAEIYASPSNRTKAGRALYEKDPNHQGSLGIAVSEGLEDALNDEKAVYCLGSVLNHVLTHQTIIGLETKKQFEYIDAYPDIIISCLGGGSNFGGFALPFYQDLLKKRKKLKFIAAQSLASPSLQGTYKYDYADHAELTPLLKMYTLGHRKEMPPIKADGLRYHACAPILSLLRSKGALDTVAYPVDEKYVFERAKLFVQTEGFLPAPESCYSVACAIDEALRYKSEQKVIAFNISGHGFMDMLAYKEALGMP; from the coding sequence ATGGCAGAGATAGTTAATTTAACTTCTGAAGAGCTTCCTAAAAGCTGGTACAATATTTTACCTGACCTTCCTGATAAGCTACCTAAACCCAAGAATCCACCTCATAAAAATTCTATTGAGCTACTGCCTAAAATGATGATAAAAGAATGCCTTAGGCAGGAGCATAGCGAGACAAAATTTATAAAAATACCAGATGAAGTGCTAGAGCTTTACGAGCAAGCAGGCAGGCCAAGACCTTTAATAAGGGCGATAAGATTAGAGCAGAAGCTAAGAACCAAGTGCAAACTGTATTACAAAGCAGAATTTTATTCCCCTACCGGCTCTCATAAAGTCAATACTGCTTTAGCGCAAGCTTACTACGCAAGGAAAGAAGGTTATGAGAGATTAACTACAGAGACAGGTGCTGGACAGTGGGGCACCGCTCTAGCTTACGCAGCTTCTCTGGCAGGATTGAAATGCACTGTTTATTGGGTAAGAGCTGTATATAACTGGAAGAAGGAGCGTCGTAGCTTTATGCAGCTCTACGGTGCTGAGATTTATGCATCACCAAGCAACAGAACTAAAGCAGGGAGAGCGCTTTACGAAAAAGATCCTAATCATCAAGGTAGCCTTGGGATTGCAGTTTCAGAAGGCTTAGAAGATGCTTTGAACGATGAAAAAGCAGTTTACTGCTTAGGCTCTGTGCTAAATCATGTGCTCACTCATCAAACTATTATAGGGCTAGAGACTAAGAAGCAGTTTGAGTATATCGATGCCTATCCTGATATTATTATTTCATGCTTAGGCGGCGGTAGCAATTTTGGTGGCTTCGCACTGCCTTTCTACCAAGATCTGCTTAAAAAGAGAAAAAAGCTAAAATTCATTGCAGCGCAAAGCTTAGCGTCGCCCAGTCTCCAAGGCACTTACAAATACGATTACGCAGATCATGCAGAGCTAACGCCTTTACTTAAAATGTACACTCTAGGGCATCGTAAAGAAATGCCGCCCATAAAAGCAGATGGCTTACGCTATCATGCCTGCGCACCTATACTGAGCTTATTGCGCTCTAAAGGCGCACTTGATACTGTAGCATATCCTGTAGATGAAAAGTATGTATTCGAGCGTGCTAAACTTTTCGTACAGACCGAGGGCTTTCTACCCGCGCCAGAAAGTTGCTACTCAGTTGCGTGCGCAATTGATGAAGCGCTAAGATACAAAAGCGAACAAAAAGTTATTGCATTTAATATAAGCGGCCACGGCTTTATGGATATGCTCGCCTATAAAGAAGCACTTGGAATGCCTTGA